In the genome of Candidatus Nezhaarchaeota archaeon, the window CTTGCCGTTCACTAGGATCATGGCGTTCTCCACGTGTTTTTTAATCTCTTCACCATACTTTTGGTGGAGGAGGCCGAGGAGGTCCTTCAGCCTAGCTCCTTCACGTAGCCTAACTTTCTCCTCGCGCCTGCCGGTTAAGATGGAGAAGGCTGT includes:
- a CDS encoding MoaD family protein; translated protein: MLITVKYLTAFSILTGRREEKVRLREGARLKDLLGLLHQKYGEEIKKHVENAMILVNGKSAGLEDPLGHGDVVAISHPVGGGGLV